The nucleotide window tactttgttgaagcaccttcagcAGCAATtaaagcctcgagtcttcttgggtatgatgctacaagcttggcacacctgtatttggggagtttctcttgttcttctctgcagatccactcaagctctgtcaggttggatggggagcgtcactgcacagctattttcaggacgcgccagagatgtttgatcgggttcaagtccgggctctggctggaacactcaaggacattcagagacttgtccaaagtcactactgcgttgtcttagctgtgtgcttagggtcattgtcctgttggaaggtgaaccttcaccccagtctgaggtcctgagtgctctggatcaggttttcgtcaaggatctctctgtactttgctccgttcatctttcccttgatcctgactagtctcccagtccctgcctctgaaaaacatccccacagcatgatgctgccaccaccatgcttcccgtagggatggtgccaggtttcctccagacatgacgcttggcattcaggccaaagagttcgatcttagtttcatcagaccagagaatctggtttctcatggtcagaatcctttaggtgcctttaagcaaactccaagtgggctgtcctgtgccttttactgaggagtggcttcagtctggtcactctgccataaaggcctgattggtggagtgctgcagagatggttgtccttctggaaggttctcccatctccacagaggaactctggagctctgtcagagtgaccatcgggatcttggccacctacctgaccaaggcccttctgtccagattggtcagtttggccaggcggccagctctaggaagagtcttgttggttacaaacttcttccatttaagaatgatggaggccactgtgttcttggatcttcaatgctggagaattctttttggtacccttccccagatctgtgcctcaacacaatcctgtcttggagctctatggacaattctttcgacctcatggcttggttttatctttgacatgcactgtcaactgtgggaccttatatagacagatgtgtgcctttccaaattgtccaatcaattgaattttccacaggtggactccaatcaagttgtagaaacatcaaggatgatcaatggaaacaggatgcacctgaggtcaatttcgagtttcatagcaaagggtctgaatacttacgtaaataaggaatatgttttacattttttacaatttagcaaaaatgtctaaaaacctgttttcgcttcgccattatggggtattgtgtgtagatggattgaatacatgttttcctcatcaattttagaataaggctgtaacgtaacaaaatgtggaaatagtgaaGTTGTCTGAATACGATCTGAATGCATAGTATATCATATATCAAACCTTAAAGTATGGAGGTCTCTGTGTTCAATACCCACACTACGAGACAGGATAAGCTATTCTGATATGGTTGTGTCACAGAGCATCACAGACCATGAACCCAGCCCTCACCCAGTCACCAGGAATAGCAAGCTACGTCAATCATTCAGGCCATAGATAAAAACAAAGTATGCACCGAGAATACAAAACattgctttttccatgacatagactaaccaggtgaaagctatgatcccttattgatgtcacttgtttaatccactcaatattaggaaggtgttcataatgtttggtaTGCTCAGTGTAGTTCATGGGCCAACCACCCTGTAAATCTTGCTCAGTATCATTGAGAAGACTTGTCCATCATGCTACATAGGACACCTACCTTCTGCtctctgttgtgtcattggcagtGTTCTCATGTTCAGGAGCATGGCACTGAACGGTGGTCAGATCAAGGGACATTCATGTTAACCTGAAACTCTTTATACACCAGCACTCTTCCCCTTTCATCACAATCCTGCCTCTTCCCTCTACACTTCCTTTGACCTTGAACCAATGACTAACTCGTCAATAGATGCAATTGAAACATATTGCGTTCCCTCACCTACATAAAATTACTGCAGTTAATTACCTTGTAATTCCCTAAGCTACACTCCTGACGGGAAATACATTCATCAACCATTGTCATGGTGTAGGTTTAGGCAAATACCCATGTTAATATTTTCATAAACTGTAACTGTGTATTTGTGCAAAGAAGCTATGTGGTGAATGCCCGTGTCTGGGTTACACTGGGAATGACCGTTCTATCGCCTTGGATGGGGAACAAAGACAGAATTGAATAGAGTCGTGATGCATGTGATAGATGCAGTATAATGTCAAATAGAACTGAGGGTAAAATGGTTATCTGTGAAAAGCAGTGAAGTAACAGTGAGGAGTTAAAGAGCTGTCTAAGTAATTACAGTGGACATAACGAGACATGGCTAAAGATGGATGAATGAAATGCCATGGGTGTATCTGGTGTAGGTTTGTCCTTGTGATTGTGTGTAAGGACGGGCCTGTGGCTGTCTGCACCAAAAACCTTTATTTCGCAGAGCTCCTCTCCTGAAAGTAGAGACCCATTTTTGATGTACACAGTAAATGAAAACTAGGGCACTGAAGTGAAAGTGTAATACTGTACAGTCCGTCTGTTGTGCAACACTAGGAAGGACCCCAAAACAATACAATTGTTTGTTTTCTTTagcaaaagaaaaagaaaaaaaatgtagaaacAAGCAATGTTTTGCATTTGGATATTTGTTATTACCTTTTACCTTTAAGCTATAaatgaaattaaaaaaaaatggtaAATAAACTCTCACCCTTCATGTTGTTCGCTAATGAAACAAAACCTGAACAAAACCTAATCGAAAAGAATTTAAGTTACAGCAATAGGCACACTATAAAGTGTACAATGTGGCAAGGTTCTTTGATTCTaataaaatacttttttaaaTCCATAGACAtttcatatatttatattttttgggtATATGGATCCAAAAATAGACATTTAAATCATAaaggggagatgggggagggaaaTTAAAAATCCAAAGCTACGAATGGTTGTTCCCCttccctggagagagaggaggggaaactgGCCAATCTATACAGCGCAGTATAACACCCACTTTAGCTCGTTATACACGTACAGTCGTGATCAAGGCACAGGGATCTTCTTAAGGTAAATTTTCAATAAAGTTgtacaaaataatacattttacagtcTGTACAAGAATAATAGTTCAGCAGTAAAGTAAAGAGATAGAGAGCctgggaaggaggaaggaggggtAGGAAGGAGGTGTAGggtaggagggagggggtgacGGGAGAGTGACCACATGAGTAAAGATTAGTGTCCCATTTATCGTTATCTTCCTCTTTTTTtaatttcaggatttttttctttaaaaacatAACAAAGAGCATTGCCAGTAAAGTAACAGTGCATGGTATGTGGTGAAGttaagagagaggacagggagtgaaagaggcgagagagagtgtgtgagagcgcGCACAGGGCACAATGGCACAACAGTCTACACAGACAAACCGTGGAGACAGAAACAGGGCTGATCAGACTTCTCTTAACTTATATGGTGCTGTACTGTATATGGGCTTTGCACTCCGTTGAGTTCTGTGAACGTTGGCATTTTTCCTTCCGCTGCTGTACCAACAAGGCAAAGTCATGTGACAATCCTGTGGGCGTCATGGTGTCCAAGCTCCACCAAATTCACATAAATATTCCCTTCCCCCAAGCACCGCTCACCATGATGCTTCTCTGGTTCATTGTCCGTCATTGAAATTGCTCCTGGTAGGTATCTTGGCTGTGATTCATTGAAAACACTGAGCCAGTCAATCTGTGGCTGCAGCCAGTAAGCAGCTAAGACTCGGGACTTGCTCAGTTCAGGACCAGTGACCATGCAGTCGAGTAAAAGCGTGTGGGGTTATTTTTCTGTATGCAAGCAGTTATGGGTAAATTGAGATTAAGTGTGCCtaagagtgtgtctgtgtgtgtgtcaaaataTGAACTGAGGTTGTGAAAGAAAGACGGTCCGGTGCCATGTCAGTGTGCGTActcacgcgtgtgtgtgtgtgtgtgtggtgaaatGGGTTCAAGTCTTGAGCACAGTGCTAAAATGCAGTGGAGTTCAGCTGATCTGACTTGGATGTATTCTGTGTTTTGCAGTATTTCAATACCAATTTCCAGGTTGCGCTGTAGCTCTCATGTCTAGTTTGACTTCAGGAGTCCCCAAGAGCACACAGAGTCAGGGcgacaggggtgggttccaggGAAGGGGGAGTGGGGGTCAGGGTGGGACCGGAGGTCGGGGTTCAGAGTCTGTTGCAGTCCCCTCCCATCACAAGAGCTCGTACTGCCGAAGGTGCATCCGCTGAATGATGTCCCGACAGTCGTTGAAGACCCGGCGGATGTTTTCCGTGTCCACGGCGCAGGTAAAATGGGGGTAACAATAGTGCCTGCCGTCTCCGCTGGCTGTGCTGATCCTCTGAAAAAAAAATGACGTAGTGAAGCACAATGAGACAAACGTGCACTACCACCATCAGGACATCATCCATTTGACTCAATAACAAATCTAACACTTACTGCACGTTAGCCTTCCTGCTAACTTATTCAATACGAGTAAGAGAAAGTCATCTCATTTGTCATCTTTTGTTGCGATTAGATACTATTTTGTAATCAATACCATAAGATTCTACGTAACATTAGCAGGGGAGACATCGGAATGTCTGCACTTACCAGGAACTCATCTCGTATGAAGTACTTTGCCCTCGTGACGCGCGGGTCCTCCCCTGCTTCCGGTGTCGCTATAGAAGCGTGAGAGACTGATGATGAGTGTTATGATTGGATTCTAGTACACCATCACACATTGTCAGTGCCACAGTTCGCTATGGCGACTACTTATCAGCCACAGGAAAGAACATTCAGGAGCCACCTACTGTGGCTAAAATCAGaagcagtctgtgtgtgtgtgtgtgtgtgtctcaccatcaTCCGGTGTGGTGTAGCGTGCAAACTCTGGGAAATACTCTTCGATTTTTGATTTCCCAGCCAACACCTTCTCCGCTAGCAGGTCCTGTTTGTTGAGGAATAGGATGACAGAAATGGTCCGTAGCCACCTaaagagacaaacacacagagatgCTGGGTAAATACACTGGCAGAAAGCAATCAGTGGTCCATTAGGGCTAGCAAATTAGATTTATGATGAGAGCATTTTAATAGAACAGAGGAATAGAATGAATCTTCATTGTTCGTGGATAGTGGGTGTCATGGGTTGTGtgcgtttctctgtgtgtgtcagtggaggctcctcagaggaggaaggggaggaccatcctactcagtaAATTTCATAAGTAAAAAGGgaaaagttttttaaaaagttatcctttttagataaaactttactaaatatattcacgtcgccaaataaatgattaaaacactgttttgcaatgaacgTCTACATTATCCTCAACAGCACCCTCTAGGTgctggtgtagccagaggacagctattttctgtcctcctctgggtacattaacttcaatacaaaacctaggaggttcatggttctcacccccttccatagacttacacagtaattatgatgaCTTTGGGGGACGTACTTCAACCTATGAGCTCTATCAgctgcagtatgaactgacatgttgttcatccaatcaaaggatcagaaatGAATCtactactgaaagcataagctgcaGCTAGCTAAGACTGCAGTGCATAAAGTgcggtgagtagttgactcagaaaGACAGTTGTACAGTTTAAAAAATTAATTTTGTCATATTAAGGAGAAGCAGCAaagagagctagctagctatactgCTTTGTATGTTCTTTTCTTCTTAGTTTACCTTTCTTTTAGTTAGAAAATGCATCTAATTTGGCCTAGTCAACAACCTGAcaaacagagaggaatgctatttatgttagctggctggctaagactATCCAACACTGCAACTCCTTCAAGTCAAGGTAAGCGTTCGTTTTTACTAActtattgccactggggccccCGGTGTAActactaaactgcttgctgtacactgtactgtgtGATTGTACACATGGATTGGATTTTGGGTATACTAACGCCTTAGTTCTAGTTTGTTGACTATAACATTAATACAGTGGCGAACCGTGACTATAGGACCTAGGCCTTCACAGGGACCAAAAATCTTCCAATACGTTGCatcaaacaaaaataaacacattaACTTTCAAACTTTTCAGTGTATCTTGAAAAGGGTGttgctaacaaattagcaacaacatccaCCTTAAAGTTGAAAACAGCTGCTGCAGCCACTATCGTCTCACTACTACAACacaagctagctaatgttactagtgtaaaaggctctgcatggtcaatccgacaTCTGAAGTGGCATTTACTGTGATCATGCAGTCTCCACAgacgtcagggctttgtgtttatacagaacgtaccgcccccacctactgtcaaccaatcatgtcaatgcggagcacTCCACATTGGTACAAAATGTGTACGATGGCGATGCGGTATGGAGCTTAATCTTGCCTCTACGTGCCGCCGGAGGCTCCACAACTGCATCACACCCTCCATACGAAGCCTCCaaccacattttcggatcaagccTAAATTGGCTTTTAGCGTGGGGACACTACTGCTTGCGCCACTGATTACTTTATACTGTGCTCTCAGTAGTGACGTCAAAGAtgttataactaaaccaagacagaccacagcctgtcgtttccgaTTGGAACAAATGAGTCAAAGTGGGAAAAACCAAGCCAAGCGGGAGCTAGCGAGATCATTTTGGCGCGTTCTagtatgtatttgcatatttccgtcaGGGAACGCCTATTATGTGACGTGCaaatgtgcaataactcaattcacaTTTGCACTCCTAAACACCATTTTTTAAAACCTTTCGCaatctgttcataacagattctatttctaagcaaacagcgggaggcagggctttctcctatagatctccatttttatggaacagtctgcctacccatgtgagagacgcagactcggtctcaacctttaagtctttactgaagacttatctcttcagtaggtcatatggttgagtgtagtctggcccaggagtgtgaaggtgaacggaaaggctctggagcaacgaaccgcccttgctgtctctgccaggccggttcccctctctccactgggattctctgcctctaaccctgttacaggggctgagtcactggcttgctggtgctctttcatgccgtccctaggaggggtgcgtcacttgagtgggttgagttactgacgtgatcttcctgtctgggttggcgcccccccttggtttgtgctgtggtggagacctttgtgggttatactcggccttgtctccggattgtaatgttggtggttgaggatttccctctagtggtgcgggggctgtgctttggcaaagtgggtggggttatatccttcctgtttggccctgtccgggggtttcttcggatggggccacagtgtctcctgaccgctcctgtctcagcctccagtatttatgctgcagtagtttatgtgtcggggggctagggtcagttggttacctggagtacttctcctgtcttatccagtgtcctgtgtgaatttaagtatgctctctctaattctttcgttctctctttctctctgagaacctgagccctaggaccatatgtcaggactaccgggcatgatgacaccttgctgtccccagtccgcctggccttgctgctattccagtttcaactgttctgcctgcggttacggaacccctacctgtcccagacctgctgttttcaactcttaatgatcggctatgaaaagccaaatgagatttattcctgattattatttgaccatgcttgtcatttatgaacattttgaaaatcttggcgctctctaattttctccttctctctttctttctctcggaggacctgagccctaggaccatacgtcgggactaccggccgtggtgactccttgctgtccccagtccgcctggccttgctgctattccagtttcaactgttctgcctgcggttatggaacccctacctgtcccagacctgctgttttcaactcttaatgatcggctatgaaaagccaactgagatttattcctgattattatttgaccatgcttgtcatttatgaacattttgaaaatcttggctctctctaattttctccttctctctttctttctctcggaggacctgggccctaggaccatgcgtcgggactgccgcccgtggtgactccttgctgtccccagtccgcctggccttgctgctattccagtttcagctgttctgcctgcggttatggaaccgccacctgtcccagacctgttgtttttcaactcttgatgatcggctatgaaaagccaactgaaaattattcatgattattatttgaccatgcttgtcacttatgaacatttttgaacatcttggcatagttctgttataatctccacccggcacagccagaagaggactggccacccctcatagcctggttcctctctaggtttcttcctaggttttggcctttctagggagtttttcctagccaccgtgcttctacacctgcattactagctgtttggggttttaggctgggtgtctgtacagcacttcgagatattagctgatgtacgaagggctatataaaataaaattgaattgaaaattgaattgGGAACAGAAAACCgtattgagataaaaaaaaatatttttttattattattattattttaaaatcgATGACAATGTGCAGAATgttggccaaaatccatctcgttccatcttctcccactaccatatttggtagtgagtggaaacgccaagcggatgccggtgaaatatctgtctacttggggcctcccgggtggcgcagtggtctagagcactgcatcgcagtgctagctgcgtcaccagagtctctgggttcgcgcccaggctctgtcgcagccggccgcgaccgggaggtccgtggggcgacgcacaattggcctagcgtcgtccgggttagggagggtttggccggtagggatatccttgtctcatcgcgctccagcgactcctgtggcgggccgggcgcagtgcgcgctaaccgaggggggcgggtgcacggtgtttcctccgacacattggtgcggctggcttccgggttggaggcgtgctgtgttaagaagcagtgcggcttggttgggttgtgcttcggaggacgcatggctttcgaccttcgtctctcccgagcccgtacgggagttgtagcgatgagacaagatagtaattactagcgattggataccacgaaaattggggagaaaatgggataaaatttataaaaaaaaaattaaaaaaaaagaaatatctgTCTACTTGTTCTATCTTTTTACGGGCCCACCCATTGCAAGTCAAAATATGATTGTTTAATTCCACTGTCACTACAAAATTCTGCTCCAATACAGTTGAACGGCACAGGCCTTCTGTCCTAGCCAATGGCTGGCTGAGCGAGCTAGATTTTTCTACCTAGAGACTACCAAAGAAAATCCTgattagatatatattttttattgtatttattattttaaatttaacctttatttaactaggcaagtcagttaagaacaaattcttatttacaaggacggcctaccccggccaaacccggacgatgctagaccaattgtacgccgccctatgggactcccaatcacagctggatgtgatacagactAGATTCAaaccaaggactgtagtgacgcactgaggtgcagtgccttaggaccgctgcgccactcttcACTACTAACCCTTCTCTTTCCAATACAAACTGAAGAGATGAAACCAGAAGATCATTAAAATTATTGTAATGCTGAAATAGAAATACATGAAGTCCACAAACCAAAACGTGTTTACGTTCACTaacagtcaattaccgtgagactggcattcttttgcatgacaataaccggcgTTCAAAATCTCATGACCGCCACAGTCCtaggagggacctacctgaatttgtccaacagaAACTCTTGTTTAAGTGGACTAATGATTAACCCCCAAATTAGTTAGACGCAGGCAACAATATGCGAGGCTTTACTGAATGTGtcactcactgtctgtcaccttgattactccaatttgtctcttgacctgtgcacctacgttataaactttcatttgtaggctaggttgtagcaacctcatgattggtatagggaaaatgtgagtatcatgtagtagcctaaacctgagctgcgtgaatggaatatgaatgacagtcatccaatatgctttaATAGGGGAAAAAAGAAGCGCTCCGAACGGCAACGACCGccactggtgtgtgtgcgtgcgtgcatttgtGTGTCACCTGTTGTTCCAAATGTTCTTGAATAGATTGAGAGCCTCCTGTAAACGGTTGGTCTGATTATCCTCCCGGATCACCATGTTGTAGCTGCTACTGGCCACCACGAAAATAATGGCTGTTACATCTGTggggaagacagagggaggaaggacACAGACAAACTGCTTTTGTAAACTACAATCAATGACACAGTCAAAAGGCACTTAAGCTTTAAGCCTAAGCTCGAAACACACAGTCATAGCAGAAAAGCGATGGTAGGAAAATACAGGAAACCTTTAGAGGAACGAGGCTACAGACCAAGACCCTTCTAAGACTAAAAATGATCTATAAATGAGATCTGAATTGCGAGTTATTCTCTATTGGGTTGGCCAGATCAAATGGAAAAACAAATGTTACCATTAAAGCACTGGATCCATTTCCGACGTTCATCCCTTTGACCGCCAACATCAAACATGCTGTTGAAGAAATGGCAAAGTGAGACTAACACCAAACACTACCACCTTGTGGCGTAGTGATGAATCACATGTTAGCTGCACTGTATGGACTCGTAAACGTCTGCAGGGCCGAGTTGGAGATTTCTCTTCCGAGTGTTGTACTAATAACCGAATGGGACGATAACCCGGGGTTATACTCACTGGAAATTTACTTTGTCCACCTGAAATCTGGTTTCGAAGATCCCAGAGGTGAGCACTCGGCATCTCAGTAGGTCCTGAGAGAAGACAAAAGAAAGACTGGAGTCATTCATCTGCTTTATATTTATCAATATCAATCAATATTATGAAATGTTGATGATCGAGTACAGTAGGCATGTCTCTCCAATTGAGgtctctggccaaaagtagtgcactatacagggaatagggtgtacttataatggcgccagaggggatggctgccatttTTACAGGCTCTTAACCaactgctatttttttttttttttttacttattttgtatataatgttgctgctaccgtctcttatgacagaAAATTGATTCTGGACAGAAcggcgattactcacctcaaaacTGGAcgtaattgttttatttaatgagTCATACGTTAAGGACATTACTGCTTTCCCGAAACCAGGCCAAGGTTCCCGTCATTCCCATGAAGAAAATACGGAAATACAGGGGTCGTAGGTCGCGGTGACTTGTGAGAATTCGTCGGCGAGTGGGTAAACTGCCACTACCATGCATCCTATTTGGCCAACATGCAATCAATCCTTGATCTacaatcaagactatcctaccaacggtagtgactcgctcaataccggaagtggtcagatgacacggatgctatgctacaggactgttttgctagcacagactggactatgttccgggattcatccaatggcattcagGAGTATACCACGTCAGTCACTTGCATCagcgacatcgtccccacagtgaccgtatatacatattccaaccagaagccatggattacaggcaacatctgtgggacactaatctggacgcttataagaaatctcgctatagcctcagatgaaccatcaaacaggcaaagtgtcaacaCAGGACAAAAATTTGATCCTACTACTCCGGCtatgacgctcgtcagatgtggcaggggttgcaaacccagccgcgagctgcccagtgacgcgagcctaccagacgagctaactGCCTTTTCTGCTCGCTtctaggcaagcaacactgaagcatgcatgagagcaccagctgtttcggacaactgtgtgatcacgctctctgtagctgatgtgagcaagacctttaaaacaggtcaacattcacaaggccagacggattaccaggacgtgtactcaaagcatgcacggaccaattggcaagtgtcttcactgacattttcaacctctccctgaccgagtctgtaataccggCAGAATACcttagtgcctgtgcccaagaaagtgaaggtaacctgtctaaaagactaccgccccatagcacttaCGTCGGTAGACAtggagtgctttgaaaggctggtcatggctcacattaacaccatcctcccggaaaccctagactcactccaattcacCAACAGATTGCGCAATCTCAAaccacactccacactgccctttcccacctggacaaaaggaacacctatgtgagaatgctgttcattgactacagctcagcgtttaacaccatagtgcccacaaagctcatcactaagctaaggaccctgggactaaacaactccctctgcaactggatcctggacttcctgacgggccacccccagttggtaagggaaggcaacaacacatctgccatgctgatcctcaacactggggcccttcAGAGGtgggtgcttagtcccctcctgtactccctgttcacccacgactgcgtggccaagcacaactaacaccatcattaagtttgatgacgacacaacagtggtaggcctgatcaccatgACAACGATGAGAAATTcgatagggaggtggtcagagacctggcagtgttgtgctagaacaacctctcccttgatgtgagcaagataaaggagctgttcgtggactacaggaaaaggtgggccaaACAGTTTGAgagtttcaaattccttggtgtccaccaacaaactatcatggtccaaacacgccaagacagtcatgaagagggcaggacaacaccttttccccttcaggagactgagaagatttggcatgggtccccagatcctcaaaaagttctacagctgcaccatcgagagcatcctgaccggtatggcaactgctcggcatccgaccgtaaggcgctacagagggcagtgcataaggcccagtgcatcactggggccaagcttcctgccatccaggacctatatactagacggtgtcagaggaaggcgaAATTTTTTTGTCGAAGACTCCAGTAACCCAagtcatactgttctctctgctaccgcatggcaagctgtaccggagtgccaagtctaggtccaaaaggctccttaacagcttctacccccaagccataagactgctaaacaattaatcaaatggccacccagactatttacattgacaccccctccctttgtttttacactgctgctacgcgctgtttattatctatgcatatgtaacagtatagcttccgtccctctcctcaccccaacctgggctcgaaccagggaccctctgcacacatcaaccacagtcactcacgaagcatcgttacccatctctccacaaaggccacggctcttgcagagcaaggggaacaactacttctaggtctcagagcgagtgacatcaccgattgaaa belongs to Salvelinus alpinus chromosome 28, SLU_Salpinus.1, whole genome shotgun sequence and includes:
- the LOC139557113 gene encoding guanine nucleotide-binding protein G(s) subunit alpha isoform X3 → MRILHVNGFNAEEKKQKIHDIKNNIKEAIETIVAAMSTLTPPVQLASPHNQYRIEYVLNLVSQKDYEFTSEFYENAKTLWQDEGVRVCFERSNEYQLIDCAQYFLDKIDIVKQSDYTPTDQDLLRCRVLTSGIFETRFQVDKVNFHMFDVGGQRDERRKWIQCFNDVTAIIFVVASSSYNMVIREDNQTNRLQEALNLFKNIWNNRWLRTISVILFLNKQDLLAEKVLAGKSKIEEYFPEFARYTTPDDVSHASIATPEAGEDPRVTRAKYFIRDEFLRISTASGDGRHYCYPHFTCAVDTENIRRVFNDCRDIIQRMHLRQYELL
- the LOC139557113 gene encoding guanine nucleotide-binding protein G(s) subunit alpha isoform X2, with product MGCLGNNKTEDQRNEDKVQREANKKIEKQLQKDKQLYRATHRLLLLGAGESGKSTIVKQMRILHVNGFNAEEKKQKIHDIKNNIKEAIETIVAAMSTLTPPVQLASPHNQYRIEYVLNLVSQKDYEFTSEFYENAKTLWQDEGVRVCFERSNEYQLIDCAQYFLDKIDIVKQSDYTPTDQDLLRCRVLTSGIFETRFQVDKVNFHMFDVGGQRDERRKWIQCFNDVTAIIFVVASSSYNMVIREDNQTNRLQEALNLFKNIWNNRWLRTISVILFLNKQDLLAEKVLAGKSKIEEYFPEFARYTTPDDATPEAGEDPRVTRAKYFIRDEFLRISTASGDGRHYCYPHFTCAVDTENIRRVFNDCRDIIQRMHLRQYELL
- the LOC139557113 gene encoding guanine nucleotide-binding protein G(s) subunit alpha isoform X1; the protein is MGCLGNNKTEDQRNEDKVQREANKKIEKQLQKDKQLYRATHRLLLLGAGESGKSTIVKQMRILHVNGFNAEEKKQKIHDIKNNIKEAIETIVAAMSTLTPPVQLASPHNQYRIEYVLNLVSQKDYEFTSEFYENAKTLWQDEGVRVCFERSNEYQLIDCAQYFLDKIDIVKQSDYTPTDQDLLRCRVLTSGIFETRFQVDKVNFHMFDVGGQRDERRKWIQCFNDVTAIIFVVASSSYNMVIREDNQTNRLQEALNLFKNIWNNRWLRTISVILFLNKQDLLAEKVLAGKSKIEEYFPEFARYTTPDDVSHASIATPEAGEDPRVTRAKYFIRDEFLRISTASGDGRHYCYPHFTCAVDTENIRRVFNDCRDIIQRMHLRQYELL